The following coding sequences are from one Seonamhaeicola sp. ML3 window:
- a CDS encoding bifunctional UDP-3-O-[3-hydroxymyristoyl] N-acetylglucosamine deacetylase/3-hydroxyacyl-ACP dehydratase, producing the protein MGIVTTEIKQKTIKNEISLTGVGLHTGKDVTLTFTPAPANFGLAFKRIDLEGAPVIEADANYVTNTQRGTRLEKNGVAIQTSEHVLAALVGLDIDNVVVELNASEPPIMDGSSKFFVEAIEKAGIQELDAYREEFEVTDIVSYTDEESGSEILVMPAKEYQITTMVDFGTKVLGTQNATLKKVSDFKKDFANSRTFSFLHEIEMLLEHGLIKGGDLNNAIVYVDKALSPETMENLKVAFKKDSIAVKPNGILDNLTLHHPNEAARHKLLDVLGDLALVKTRIRGKVIANKPGHFVNTQFAKKLSKIIKNERRNNVPNIDLNQQPLMDITQIMAMLPHRQPFLLIDKVFELSDNHVTATKNVTMNEEFFKGHFPGAPVMPGVLIVEAMAQTGGILVLSTVPDPENYLTFFMKMDNVKFKQKVSPGDTLIFKCTLITPIRRGICHMQGYAYANGKLCAEAELMAQITKVK; encoded by the coding sequence ATGGGAATAGTTACTACCGAAATTAAACAAAAAACCATTAAAAATGAGATTTCGCTTACTGGAGTTGGACTGCACACCGGTAAAGACGTTACTTTAACATTCACCCCAGCACCAGCAAACTTTGGTTTAGCTTTTAAAAGAATAGATCTAGAAGGCGCTCCTGTAATAGAGGCAGATGCAAACTATGTAACAAACACCCAACGCGGAACTCGTTTAGAGAAAAATGGTGTAGCCATACAAACTTCAGAACATGTTCTTGCTGCCTTAGTTGGATTAGATATAGATAATGTTGTTGTGGAATTAAATGCTTCAGAACCTCCAATTATGGATGGTTCTTCAAAATTCTTTGTTGAAGCTATAGAAAAAGCCGGGATACAGGAATTAGATGCATATAGAGAAGAGTTCGAGGTAACCGATATTGTGTCTTACACAGATGAAGAGTCTGGTAGTGAAATTTTGGTAATGCCAGCAAAAGAATATCAAATTACCACTATGGTCGATTTCGGAACTAAAGTGTTGGGTACTCAAAATGCTACGCTAAAGAAAGTATCAGATTTCAAAAAAGATTTTGCAAACTCACGTACATTCAGCTTTTTACATGAAATAGAAATGTTATTGGAGCACGGTCTTATTAAGGGAGGCGATTTAAATAATGCTATCGTTTATGTAGATAAAGCATTATCCCCTGAGACGATGGAAAATCTTAAAGTTGCTTTCAAAAAAGACTCTATCGCGGTTAAGCCAAATGGTATTTTAGATAATTTAACCCTTCATCACCCTAATGAGGCCGCTAGGCATAAGCTTTTAGATGTTTTAGGTGATTTAGCTTTGGTTAAAACTAGAATTAGAGGAAAAGTTATAGCAAATAAACCTGGGCATTTTGTAAATACTCAGTTTGCTAAAAAACTTTCAAAGATTATTAAAAATGAGCGCCGAAATAATGTCCCAAATATTGATTTAAATCAACAGCCTTTAATGGACATCACACAAATAATGGCCATGTTACCACACAGACAGCCATTTTTGCTCATAGATAAGGTATTCGAGCTTAGTGATAATCATGTTACAGCAACAAAAAATGTAACAATGAACGAGGAGTTTTTCAAGGGGCATTTCCCGGGAGCTCCTGTTATGCCAGGTGTATTGATTGTTGAAGCTATGGCACAAACTGGAGGGATACTTGTTTTAAGTACAGTTCCTGATCCAGAAAACTATTTAACATTCTTCATGAAAATGGACAATGTTAAGTTCAAACAAAAAGTATCACCTGGAGACACTCTAATTTTTAAGTGTACGTTAATAACACCTATCCGTCGCGGTATTTGTCATATGCAAGGATATGCCTATGCTAATGGTAAACTGTGTGCAGAAGCAGAGCTTATGGCTCAAATAACTAAAGTTAAATAA
- the lpxD gene encoding UDP-3-O-(3-hydroxymyristoyl)glucosamine N-acyltransferase codes for MKFTAQQIAGILEGDVVGNPETEVSKLSKIEEGTEGSLTFLANPKYTSHIYTTKASVTIVNKSFIPESEISTTLIKVEDAYKSFSKLLEYYNEVKNNKQGIEQPSFISDSAKYGDNIYVGAFSYIGENVTIGDNVKIFPNSYIGDNVTIGDKTVVFSGAKIYSETVIGKHCVVNAGAIIGADGFGFAPNEEGEYNKVPQIGNVILEDNVDIGAATTIDRATLGSTIIRKGVKLDNQIQIAHNVEIGKNTVIAAQTGIAGSTKIGENCQIGGQVGIVGHISIGNNVKIQAQSGIGRNVKDDEVLQGSPALPYGDYNKSYVYFKNLPKIVKTINELEKK; via the coding sequence GTGAAATTTACAGCACAACAAATAGCAGGTATTCTGGAAGGTGATGTAGTTGGTAACCCAGAAACCGAAGTATCAAAATTATCGAAAATAGAAGAAGGGACTGAAGGGTCTCTTACTTTTTTAGCCAACCCTAAGTACACATCTCATATATATACTACCAAAGCTAGTGTTACTATTGTAAATAAATCATTTATTCCTGAAAGTGAGATTAGCACAACCTTAATTAAGGTAGAAGATGCATACAAATCCTTTTCTAAATTATTAGAATATTACAACGAGGTAAAAAACAATAAGCAAGGTATTGAACAGCCTAGCTTTATTTCAGATTCTGCGAAGTATGGAGATAACATATATGTTGGTGCATTTTCATATATAGGAGAAAACGTCACCATTGGTGATAATGTGAAAATATTCCCCAATAGTTACATTGGAGATAATGTTACCATAGGAGACAAAACTGTAGTTTTTTCAGGTGCTAAAATATATTCTGAAACGGTAATAGGTAAACATTGTGTTGTAAATGCGGGGGCCATTATTGGAGCCGATGGTTTTGGTTTTGCCCCTAACGAAGAGGGAGAATACAATAAAGTACCACAAATAGGCAATGTAATTTTAGAAGATAATGTTGATATAGGAGCTGCTACCACAATAGACCGAGCTACATTAGGATCAACCATCATAAGAAAAGGGGTGAAATTGGACAACCAAATTCAAATAGCTCATAATGTAGAAATTGGAAAGAATACGGTGATAGCTGCTCAAACAGGTATAGCGGGTTCTACAAAAATTGGTGAAAACTGTCAAATAGGAGGTCAGGTTGGAATTGTTGGACATATTTCAATAGGTAATAATGTAAAAATTCAAGCACAATCTGGTATTGGACGTAATGTAAAAGACGACGAAGTGCTTCAAGGCTCTCCTGCATTACCATATGGTGACTATAACAAATCTTATGTCTACTTTAAAAACTTGCCAAAAATCGTAAAAACAATAAACGAACTAGAAAAAAAATAA
- a CDS encoding HD domain-containing protein: MNDPIYGFITIPNSLIFDLIQHKYFQRLRRITQMGMSYLVYPGANHTRFQHAIGCMYLMQKAVNVLRFKGVTISNEEESALYIAILLHDIGHGPFSHAMEHSIVNNVSHEDISLLFMEKLNDEFNGNLTLAINIFKGDYHRNFMCQLISGQLDMDRADYLKRDSFYTGVAEGNINSERLITMLNVVDNELVIEEKGIYSVEKFIVARRLMYWQVYLHKTGLAAEQLLIRVLKRAKQLHDIGEDVFVTKTLSYFFENKISMENFSSKTLEVFSGLDDYDIITAMKHWQNHGDFVLRKLSDMIIHRNLPKIKIKDKPIKEKSIENHISTFMRKYNISREEAEYFVFSGDISNQAYQLKDKRINILYKSGKIVDITKASDHLNIKTLSKPVTKYYICYPKELHI; the protein is encoded by the coding sequence TTGAACGATCCAATTTACGGATTTATTACAATTCCCAATTCTTTGATTTTTGATTTAATCCAGCATAAATATTTTCAAAGATTAAGGCGTATTACCCAAATGGGTATGTCTTACTTGGTATATCCAGGCGCAAATCACACGAGATTTCAACATGCTATAGGATGTATGTACTTGATGCAAAAGGCTGTTAATGTACTTCGTTTTAAGGGAGTTACAATTTCTAATGAGGAGGAATCCGCCTTATACATAGCTATTCTTCTTCATGATATTGGTCATGGCCCTTTTTCTCATGCCATGGAGCACAGTATAGTTAACAACGTTTCTCACGAGGATATTTCCCTCTTATTTATGGAAAAGTTAAATGATGAATTTAACGGAAATTTAACGCTTGCAATAAATATTTTCAAAGGAGATTATCATCGAAACTTTATGTGTCAGTTAATTTCGGGGCAATTAGACATGGATCGTGCAGACTACTTAAAGCGTGATAGTTTTTACACAGGTGTAGCCGAGGGCAACATAAACAGTGAACGTCTTATAACTATGCTTAACGTTGTCGATAACGAGCTCGTAATAGAAGAGAAGGGTATATACAGTGTTGAAAAGTTTATAGTTGCAAGGCGCTTAATGTATTGGCAGGTGTATTTGCATAAAACAGGATTGGCCGCAGAACAATTGTTAATAAGAGTGTTAAAACGTGCTAAGCAATTACACGATATTGGTGAAGATGTATTTGTTACGAAAACGCTTTCCTATTTTTTTGAGAACAAAATAAGTATGGAGAATTTTTCTTCGAAAACTCTTGAGGTTTTTTCCGGCTTAGATGATTACGACATCATAACTGCAATGAAGCATTGGCAGAATCATGGAGATTTTGTTTTAAGAAAATTAAGTGACATGATTATTCATAGAAATTTACCAAAAATTAAGATTAAAGATAAGCCGATAAAAGAGAAGTCTATTGAAAATCATATTTCAACCTTTATGAGGAAATACAATATTTCAAGAGAAGAGGCCGAATATTTTGTATTTAGTGGTGATATTTCTAACCAAGCTTATCAATTAAAGGACAAGCGCATTAACATATTATACAAATCTGGTAAAATCGTAGACATAACAAAAGCTTCAGACCATTTGAACATTAAAACACTATCGAAACCCGTTACGAAATACTATATATGTTACCCAAAGGAGTTACATATCTAA
- a CDS encoding bifunctional response regulator/alkaline phosphatase family protein gives MSKIQILWVDDEIDLLKPHIIFLEQRNYNVTTCLSGSDAIDILSETKFDIVFLDENMPGITGLETLNEIKEIQDNLPVVMITKSEEEYIMEEAIGNKIADYLIKPVNPNQILLSLKKNLDHSRLVSEKTTSNYQQEFRKIAMDLTMVNSYEEWVELYQKLIYWEIQLEDIEDSGMFEILESQKTEANIQFGKFIEKNYPKWFQNDCESPIMSHTLFKDLVVPEISKYQPTLLVVIDNLRYDQWKAFEPVISNYFKKEKEEAFFSILPSATQYARNAIFSGLMPSEMERLYPNYWKNDTDEGGKNMFEYEFLDAQMKRLGLEHLKYEYFKITNLKKGKKLADNFNALKKNDLSVIVYNFVDMLSHAKTEMEVVRELASNDKAYRSLTLSWFKNSPLLEIVQHAQQLGFKLILTTDHGTINVKNPSKVIGDRDTSLNLRYKTGRSLTYDHKDVFEAKKPNEIYLPSINMSSSYIFAKSDLFFAYPNNYNHYVSYYRNTYQHGGVSLEEMVIPFVVLSPK, from the coding sequence ATGAGCAAGATACAAATACTATGGGTTGACGATGAAATCGATTTACTAAAACCCCACATTATATTTTTAGAACAACGCAATTATAATGTTACAACCTGTCTCAGCGGCAGCGATGCTATAGATATATTAAGTGAAACTAAATTTGATATTGTATTTCTGGACGAAAACATGCCCGGAATTACCGGTCTTGAAACATTGAACGAAATAAAAGAGATTCAAGATAATCTTCCCGTTGTGATGATTACTAAGAGCGAAGAAGAATATATCATGGAAGAAGCTATTGGCAATAAAATAGCCGATTATTTGATTAAACCAGTAAACCCAAATCAAATTCTCCTAAGCCTAAAAAAGAATTTAGACCATTCTAGACTTGTTTCCGAAAAAACAACATCTAACTACCAACAAGAGTTTAGAAAAATAGCTATGGATTTAACCATGGTTAATTCTTATGAGGAATGGGTTGAGCTTTATCAAAAGTTAATTTATTGGGAAATACAACTAGAAGACATTGAAGATTCTGGAATGTTTGAAATTTTGGAGTCTCAAAAAACAGAGGCAAATATTCAGTTTGGCAAGTTTATAGAGAAAAATTACCCCAAATGGTTTCAAAATGATTGCGAAAGCCCAATAATGTCTCATACACTATTTAAAGATTTGGTTGTTCCTGAAATTAGCAAATACCAACCTACATTACTTGTGGTGATTGACAACCTAAGGTATGACCAATGGAAAGCATTTGAACCGGTAATTAGTAATTATTTTAAGAAAGAAAAGGAAGAAGCTTTCTTTAGTATTTTGCCCTCTGCAACCCAATATGCTAGAAATGCAATTTTTTCGGGTTTGATGCCAAGTGAAATGGAACGCCTGTATCCAAATTATTGGAAAAACGATACAGATGAAGGTGGAAAAAATATGTTCGAATATGAATTTCTTGATGCACAAATGAAGCGTTTGGGCTTAGAGCACTTAAAATATGAGTATTTTAAAATCACAAACCTTAAAAAAGGTAAAAAACTGGCTGATAACTTTAATGCACTTAAAAAAAATGACCTTTCGGTTATTGTTTACAACTTTGTAGACATGCTATCGCATGCTAAAACCGAAATGGAGGTTGTAAGAGAGTTGGCATCTAACGATAAAGCATACAGATCTTTAACACTTAGCTGGTTTAAGAACTCTCCGCTTTTAGAAATTGTACAACATGCACAACAATTAGGCTTTAAGTTGATTTTAACAACAGATCACGGTACAATTAATGTAAAAAACCCTTCAAAAGTAATTGGAGATAGGGATACGAGTTTAAATCTAAGATACAAGACCGGAAGAAGTCTAACCTATGACCATAAGGATGTATTTGAGGCAAAGAAACCGAATGAAATATATTTACCATCAATAAACATGAGTAGCTCATACATATTTGCCAAAAGCGATTTATTTTTTGCCTATCCTAATAACTACAACCACTACGTGAGCTATTACAGAAACACATATCAGCACGGAGGTGTGTCTCTAGAGGAAATGGTAATTCCTTTTGTTGTTTTATCTCCAAAATAA
- the tsaE gene encoding tRNA (adenosine(37)-N6)-threonylcarbamoyltransferase complex ATPase subunit type 1 TsaE, whose amino-acid sequence MEINYLLESVDDVAKELIDKVDSKILFLYGEMGVGKTTLIKSLVKCLGNHEEVSSPTFSIVNEYLAGQDLIYHFDLYRIKDLEEACDFGIEDYLYSNNWLIVEWPELIEPIAPERLSRIEIVLNDDYSRTLRLLN is encoded by the coding sequence TTGGAAATAAATTATTTATTAGAAAGCGTTGATGACGTAGCTAAGGAGTTAATTGATAAAGTAGACAGTAAGATTCTATTTCTTTATGGAGAAATGGGAGTCGGTAAAACTACTTTAATTAAATCTCTAGTGAAATGCTTAGGGAACCATGAAGAAGTAAGCAGCCCAACGTTCTCGATAGTTAATGAATATTTAGCTGGTCAAGACTTGATTTACCACTTTGATTTATATAGAATTAAAGATTTGGAAGAGGCCTGTGATTTTGGAATAGAAGATTATTTGTACTCTAACAATTGGTTAATTGTAGAATGGCCAGAACTCATTGAACCCATAGCCCCTGAACGACTATCTAGAATAGAAATCGTTTTAAATGATGATTATTCCAGAACGTTGAGATTATTAAATTAA
- a CDS encoding outer membrane beta-barrel protein: protein MLKRLLALSFVLFCLNIFSQDFVLQGIVQDEQNNAVAFSNVALLKENTIISGTTSLEDGKFKIENLKAATYTIKISFLGYKTHEQQIDLNSDLDLKTIVLKENLQSLEGVTIVAKRPTVKRMVDRLVFTVENSTLSNDNTLELLSHTPGVLVYDNKITIKNTPPTIYINDRRVHLSAEEVVQLLESTPANNIKSVEVITNPPAKYDAEGGAVLNIITSKNIISGYSGSIFANYKQGSQFPKFALGTSHFFKAKKLNTYLNYSISPRKDFIHNTESINFINSSGNIFSSWETSFKRTQETSNQNISTTITYDFDEDNSLKLSSIVLIAPRKVTRKTSNSSTEIFNTNGVLDSIFNTFNPRVDETYNIAINLDYVHKFKKPGEELTFNIHHTNYDTSNFQNVDTDYLFPDNSLIRTNKFQTFSSQVIKLNTSQVDYSLPLPNSASLETGVKFANIDSDNIIDQFLFKDDEREEDLENSDIFSYDETSFAGYISLSKDWESWSIKAGIRGEYTDTEGFSRANNEASINNYFNLFPSLYIVNRIGDNNEIYFNYNRRIYRPRYSQLNPFRYFLNDNTYTLGDPNLLPQIDDIITLGYTFNRDYTFELYYRYEKNPAIQFILQDNINNALIYKYTNTDVSYSFGLDFTTYTQIAKDWSLYVLSSVYYYNNRFFAPDDDTVSLSAEQWTVYAEVVNYFNLLKDKSLTANISYILLSPTNDGPTDTSEMHGLNINLRKALWNNKASLSIGVQDVFNTQNFTARARYLNQDSFLRSRLENRLFTVGFNYKFGNRKLKNNKAQLELEERDRLD from the coding sequence ATGTTAAAAAGATTATTAGCGCTCTCATTTGTACTCTTTTGTCTAAATATTTTTTCACAAGATTTTGTATTACAGGGAATTGTTCAAGACGAACAAAATAACGCTGTAGCATTTTCAAACGTTGCATTGCTAAAAGAAAACACTATTATTTCGGGTACAACTTCTCTAGAAGATGGTAAATTTAAAATTGAAAACTTAAAAGCTGCAACTTATACCATCAAAATTAGCTTTTTAGGATATAAAACTCATGAGCAACAGATAGATTTAAATTCTGATTTAGATTTAAAAACTATTGTTTTAAAAGAAAATCTTCAGTCTTTAGAAGGCGTAACCATTGTTGCTAAAAGACCAACCGTAAAACGCATGGTTGATAGGTTGGTATTTACTGTTGAGAATTCAACATTGTCTAATGACAATACATTGGAATTACTCAGCCATACTCCAGGTGTGTTAGTATATGATAATAAAATTACCATAAAAAACACGCCACCCACCATATATATAAATGACAGGCGAGTACATTTATCTGCAGAAGAAGTTGTTCAGCTTCTTGAATCAACTCCAGCCAACAATATCAAATCGGTAGAGGTTATTACCAATCCACCTGCAAAGTATGACGCAGAGGGAGGTGCTGTTCTAAATATCATAACCAGCAAAAACATTATTTCTGGTTATAGCGGAAGCATTTTTGCAAATTATAAACAAGGCTCTCAATTCCCTAAATTTGCTCTAGGTACAAGTCATTTTTTTAAGGCCAAAAAGTTAAACACCTATCTTAATTACAGCATTAGCCCAAGAAAAGACTTTATACACAACACTGAGTCTATTAATTTCATTAATAGTTCAGGTAATATATTTTCGAGCTGGGAAACCAGTTTTAAAAGAACTCAAGAAACATCAAATCAAAATATTAGTACTACGATAACGTATGATTTTGATGAGGATAATAGCTTAAAACTATCTTCTATTGTGTTAATAGCCCCCAGGAAAGTCACTAGAAAAACCTCAAACTCTTCAACTGAAATATTTAACACCAATGGCGTTCTAGATTCTATATTCAATACATTTAATCCTAGGGTAGATGAAACCTATAATATTGCTATTAATCTGGATTATGTACACAAATTTAAAAAGCCTGGTGAGGAACTAACTTTTAACATACATCATACCAATTACGACACTTCTAATTTCCAAAATGTTGACACGGATTATTTATTCCCTGATAATTCTCTTATCAGAACAAATAAGTTTCAAACATTTTCAAGCCAAGTTATTAAACTCAATACTAGTCAGGTAGATTATAGTCTTCCTTTACCCAATTCTGCCTCCCTAGAAACAGGAGTTAAGTTTGCTAATATAGATTCCGATAATATTATTGATCAATTTCTATTTAAAGACGATGAACGCGAAGAAGATTTAGAAAACTCTGATATTTTTTCATATGATGAAACAAGTTTTGCTGGTTATATTAGCTTAAGTAAAGATTGGGAATCTTGGAGTATTAAAGCTGGCATAAGGGGTGAATATACAGATACAGAAGGGTTTTCTAGAGCTAATAACGAAGCTTCAATTAATAATTATTTTAATCTTTTCCCATCGCTTTATATTGTTAATAGAATAGGTGATAATAATGAGATATATTTTAACTATAACAGACGTATTTACAGACCAAGATACAGTCAGTTAAACCCGTTCAGGTACTTTTTAAACGACAATACTTATACCTTAGGTGACCCTAATTTATTGCCTCAAATTGATGATATAATTACCCTTGGATACACATTTAATAGAGATTATACTTTTGAGCTTTATTATAGGTATGAAAAAAATCCTGCCATACAATTTATACTTCAGGACAATATTAATAATGCGTTGATATACAAATACACCAATACAGATGTGTCTTATTCTTTTGGCTTAGATTTTACCACCTATACTCAAATAGCAAAGGATTGGAGTTTGTATGTACTCTCTTCTGTTTATTATTATAATAATAGGTTTTTTGCTCCTGATGACGATACTGTTTCACTTTCTGCAGAACAATGGACAGTTTACGCTGAAGTAGTAAACTACTTCAATCTTTTAAAAGACAAAAGTTTAACTGCTAACATATCTTATATCCTGTTGTCACCAACAAATGATGGCCCAACAGATACAAGTGAGATGCATGGCTTAAATATTAACCTTAGAAAAGCTTTGTGGAACAATAAAGCCTCATTAAGTATAGGTGTTCAGGACGTATTTAATACACAAAATTTTACTGCAAGAGCAAGGTATTTAAACCAAGATTCGTTTTTAAGGTCTAGATTAGAAAACAGGTTGTTTACCGTTGGGTTTAATTATAAATTCGGTAACCGAAAACTTAAAAACAACAAAGCACAACTAGAATTGGAAGAGCGTGATAGGTTAGACTAA
- a CDS encoding alanine dehydrogenase: protein MAKSLSPFTKQQLLPQEETLEIFKRKGELFIGIPKETAFQERRICLTPDAVYALVNNGHRVLLESGAGEGASFSDKDYSEAGAEITKDTAKVFGCPMILKVEPPTLDQIKLINPQALLISALQLKTQTKKYFEALASKRITALAFEFIRDADGTYPAVRSLSEIAGTASVLIASELLSDTKDGNGLMFGNISGVPPLEVVILGAGTVGEFAARGSMGLGASVKVFDNSITKLRCIQTNLGRPFFTSTIQPKNLTKALKRCDVVIGAVRGKNRSPIVVSENLVQVMKKGAIIIDVSIDMGGCFETSEVTSHTNPTFVKHGVIHYCVPNIPARYPRTASVSISNIFTPYLMQIAEDGGIENSLRIDRGLRNGLYFYHGILTSKSVGEWFDLSYSDANLLIF from the coding sequence ATGGCCAAATCCCTTTCTCCGTTTACAAAGCAACAACTGTTGCCTCAAGAGGAAACCCTAGAAATATTTAAGCGAAAAGGTGAACTGTTTATAGGTATACCCAAAGAAACCGCATTTCAGGAACGACGGATATGTTTAACTCCTGATGCTGTATATGCTTTGGTGAATAACGGGCATAGAGTGTTGTTGGAATCTGGTGCAGGTGAAGGCGCTAGTTTTAGCGATAAAGATTATAGTGAAGCAGGTGCAGAAATAACCAAGGATACTGCAAAAGTTTTTGGGTGCCCTATGATACTTAAAGTAGAACCCCCTACTCTAGACCAAATTAAACTCATAAACCCACAGGCACTTTTAATTTCGGCTTTACAATTAAAGACACAAACCAAGAAATATTTTGAAGCTTTAGCTTCTAAAAGGATTACCGCTTTAGCTTTTGAGTTTATTAGAGATGCCGATGGTACTTATCCTGCAGTGCGCTCTCTTAGTGAAATTGCGGGCACTGCTTCGGTCTTAATCGCCTCAGAATTGCTATCGGACACAAAAGACGGAAACGGTTTAATGTTTGGTAATATCAGTGGTGTGCCACCTCTAGAGGTTGTAATCTTAGGTGCAGGTACTGTTGGTGAATTTGCTGCTAGAGGATCCATGGGTTTAGGTGCCAGCGTTAAAGTATTTGACAATTCCATAACCAAATTAAGGTGTATACAAACAAACTTGGGGCGTCCATTCTTTACTTCAACAATTCAACCAAAAAATTTAACTAAAGCTTTAAAGCGTTGTGATGTTGTTATTGGTGCAGTTAGAGGTAAAAATAGATCACCAATTGTGGTATCTGAAAACCTGGTACAGGTTATGAAAAAAGGCGCTATTATAATTGATGTAAGTATAGACATGGGTGGTTGTTTCGAAACAAGTGAGGTCACTTCGCATACCAACCCAACCTTTGTTAAACATGGTGTAATACACTATTGCGTACCAAATATACCTGCTAGGTATCCCCGAACTGCTTCGGTATCAATAAGTAACATATTTACCCCTTACCTAATGCAAATAGCAGAAGATGGTGGTATAGAAAATTCATTAAGAATTGATCGGGGTTTAAGAAATGGATTGTATTTTTACCACGGAATTTTAACTAGCAAATCTGTAGGAGAATGGTTTGATTTGAGCTACAGTGATGCCAATTTGCTTATTTTTTAA
- a CDS encoding sugar transferase, with product MFKRSFDFVFSLLGLIVLSPLLLLIAVLIKLDSKGPTLFIQSRVGRANKDFYIVKFRTMFVESEKEGLLTLGNEDSRVTRVGYFLRKYKIDEWPQLYNVLRGDMSFVGPRPELRYYVNFYKREDLIVLSVRPGITGIASLKYRNEVELLEAADDPESYFINVIIPDKLEHNKTYIRNRSFFFDLKIIALTIGKVLFK from the coding sequence ATGTTTAAACGAAGTTTTGACTTTGTTTTTTCTCTTTTAGGGCTCATTGTCCTTTCGCCTCTATTATTACTAATAGCAGTTCTCATTAAGCTAGATTCTAAAGGGCCGACTTTATTCATTCAGTCCAGAGTTGGCAGGGCGAATAAAGACTTTTACATTGTAAAGTTTAGAACAATGTTTGTTGAATCTGAAAAGGAGGGACTTTTAACCCTAGGAAACGAAGATTCAAGAGTTACCAGGGTAGGTTATTTTTTAAGGAAGTATAAAATTGATGAATGGCCACAATTATACAATGTATTGAGGGGTGATATGAGTTTTGTTGGTCCCAGGCCAGAGTTGCGATATTATGTTAATTTTTATAAGAGAGAAGATTTGATTGTATTATCTGTACGGCCAGGAATAACGGGCATAGCATCATTAAAATATCGCAATGAAGTTGAACTTTTAGAAGCTGCAGATGATCCAGAAAGTTATTTCATCAATGTCATTATTCCTGATAAATTGGAACATAACAAAACATACATACGCAATCGTTCCTTTTTTTTCGACTTAAAAATCATAGCCCTAACCATAGGTAAAGTCCTTTTTAAATAG